One window of Desulfarculus baarsii DSM 2075 genomic DNA carries:
- a CDS encoding MarR family winged helix-turn-helix transcriptional regulator, with translation MGGHDDCILFLLAKAFQTAHATAKKRLGKYGLTPEQQLVLAAAADAEGSPVGEIGKKLRLDSATLSGILDRLAEKGLVEKRPDDQDKRVSRVFVADHVHGLLPKMIAERDKVNDLVLAPLTHEERVLFKRMLREIS, from the coding sequence ATGGGCGGCCACGACGATTGCATACTCTTTCTGCTGGCCAAGGCCTTCCAGACGGCCCACGCCACGGCCAAAAAACGCCTGGGCAAGTATGGCCTGACCCCCGAGCAGCAGCTCGTGCTGGCCGCCGCCGCCGACGCCGAAGGCAGCCCCGTTGGCGAAATAGGCAAGAAACTTCGGCTGGATAGCGCCACGCTCTCGGGCATTCTCGACCGCCTGGCCGAAAAGGGCCTGGTCGAAAAACGGCCCGACGACCAGGACAAGCGCGTCAGCCGCGTCTTTGTCGCCGACCACGTGCACGGGCTGCTGCCCAAGATGATCGCCGAGCGCGACAAGGTCAACGATCTGGTGCTGGCCCCGCTCACCCACGAGGAACGGGTCTTGTTCAAACGCATGCTGCGGGAGATCAGCTAA
- the uvrB gene encoding excinuclease ABC subunit UvrB → MDFGSEQTFQYWRTAPSQAQFKLESDYQPQGDQPQAIAQLTAGLAQGCKRQVLLGVTGSGKTFTMANVIAASGLTTLVLAPNKTLAAQLYGEFKALFPHNAVEYFVSYYDYYQPEAYIPASDTYIEKDSSINERIDKMRHAATFALLTRQDVIIVASVSCIYGLGSPEAYAGMLLYLQRGDQVGREAVLRKLVEMLYERNEFSFHRGVFRARGDVVEIFPAYEEERAVRIEFFGDEVERISFIDPLRGVALEQTDKVVIFPASHYVTTEGVREAAIAAIRAELAERIKYYDDNARFIESQRIRERTLFDIEMMKELGWCHGIENYSRHLTGRQPGQPPPTLLDYFPKKWLLIIDESHITAPQVRGMYNGDRSRKATLVDFGFRLPSALDNRPLNFDEFNALLDNVIYVSATPADYELEQAQGVVVEQLIRPTGLIDPIVEVRPASGQVDDVMAELRLVAGRGERALVTTLTKRMAEELTEYLTEVGLSVKYLHSDIDTIARVELLQGLRRGDFDILVGINLLREGLDLPEVSLVAILDADREGFLRSTRSLIQTAGRAARNVGGKVIFYADQITDSIARAMEETSRRRVAQEQYNQEHGITPESIKKAIGAMLPPEIAADYPAPPPLTAAVADPGELPAIIADLRRRMKEAAKGLRFEEAAELRDQIKALEEQDLLWRG, encoded by the coding sequence ATGGACTTCGGTTCCGAACAGACCTTTCAATATTGGCGCACCGCGCCCAGCCAGGCCCAGTTCAAGCTGGAAAGCGACTACCAGCCCCAGGGCGATCAACCCCAGGCCATAGCCCAGCTTACGGCGGGCCTGGCCCAGGGCTGCAAGCGCCAGGTGCTTTTGGGCGTCACCGGCAGCGGCAAGACCTTCACCATGGCCAACGTCATCGCCGCCAGCGGCCTGACCACCCTGGTTCTGGCCCCCAACAAGACCCTGGCCGCCCAGCTCTATGGCGAGTTCAAGGCGCTGTTTCCCCACAACGCCGTGGAGTATTTCGTCTCGTACTATGATTATTATCAGCCCGAGGCCTATATCCCGGCCAGCGACACCTATATCGAAAAAGATTCATCGATCAACGAGCGCATCGACAAGATGCGCCACGCCGCCACCTTCGCCCTGCTCACCCGCCAGGACGTGATCATCGTCGCCAGCGTCAGTTGCATCTATGGCCTGGGCTCGCCCGAGGCCTACGCGGGGATGCTTTTATATCTGCAACGCGGCGACCAGGTCGGCCGCGAGGCGGTGCTGCGCAAGCTGGTGGAGATGCTCTACGAGCGCAACGAGTTTTCGTTTCATCGCGGTGTCTTTCGCGCCCGGGGCGACGTGGTCGAGATCTTTCCGGCCTACGAGGAAGAACGGGCGGTGCGCATCGAGTTTTTCGGCGACGAGGTCGAGCGCATCTCGTTCATCGACCCGCTGCGCGGCGTGGCCCTGGAACAAACCGACAAGGTGGTGATCTTCCCGGCCAGCCACTACGTCACCACCGAGGGCGTGCGCGAGGCCGCCATCGCCGCCATCCGCGCCGAGCTGGCCGAGCGCATCAAATATTATGACGACAACGCCCGCTTCATCGAATCCCAGCGCATCCGCGAGCGCACGCTGTTTGACATCGAGATGATGAAAGAGCTGGGCTGGTGCCACGGCATCGAAAATTATAGCCGCCACCTCACCGGCCGCCAGCCCGGCCAGCCGCCGCCCACCCTGTTGGATTATTTTCCCAAAAAGTGGCTGCTGATCATCGACGAAAGCCACATCACCGCGCCCCAGGTGCGCGGCATGTACAACGGCGACCGCAGCCGCAAAGCGACTCTGGTCGATTTCGGTTTTCGCCTGCCCAGCGCCCTGGATAATCGCCCGCTCAATTTCGACGAATTCAACGCCCTGCTCGACAACGTGATCTACGTCTCGGCCACCCCGGCCGACTACGAGTTGGAACAGGCCCAGGGCGTGGTCGTCGAGCAGCTCATCCGGCCCACCGGCCTGATCGACCCCATCGTCGAGGTGCGCCCGGCCAGCGGCCAGGTCGACGACGTCATGGCCGAACTGCGCCTGGTGGCCGGCCGTGGCGAGCGGGCCCTGGTCACCACCCTGACCAAACGCATGGCCGAGGAGCTGACCGAATACCTCACCGAGGTGGGCTTGTCGGTCAAATACCTGCACAGCGACATCGACACCATCGCCAGGGTCGAGCTGCTGCAAGGCCTGCGCCGCGGCGATTTCGACATTCTGGTGGGCATCAACCTCCTGCGCGAGGGCCTGGACCTGCCCGAGGTCAGCCTGGTGGCCATCCTCGACGCCGACCGCGAGGGCTTCCTGCGCTCGACGCGCAGCCTCATCCAGACCGCCGGTCGCGCCGCCCGCAACGTCGGCGGCAAGGTCATCTTCTACGCCGATCAGATCACCGACTCCATCGCCCGGGCCATGGAGGAGACCTCGCGCCGTCGCGTCGCCCAGGAGCAATACAACCAAGAACACGGCATCACCCCCGAGTCGATCAAAAAGGCCATCGGCGCCATGCTGCCCCCGGAGATAGCCGCCGACTACCCGGCCCCGCCGCCGTTGACCGCCGCCGTGGCCGACCCAGGCGAACTGCCGGCCATCATCGCCGATCTGCGCCGGCGCATGAAAGAGGCGGCCAAAGGGCTGCGCTTCGAGGAGGCCGCCGAACTGCGCGACCAGATCAAGGCCCTCGAGGAACAAGACCTGCTCTGGCGCGGTTAG
- a CDS encoding phosphotriesterase family protein — protein sequence MAAKMVNTVAGPVSADELGLTLMHEHIVFGYPGWNGDVTLGAFDRPAAVKQAVETLSALKQAFGLGTLVDATPNETGRDPLLLKEVSEKSGVNIVCSTGYYSQAEGGAAYFAFRASLGDAVAEIREMFLTELTKGVADTGVRPGVIKLASSQGQITDYEKMFFTAAVAAQKETGAPIITHTEHGTMGPEQAKFLLELGADPKRTMIGHMCDNLDLDYQEAVLRQGVYVSWDRMGLQGLAGCPMEATRYPVLNELIQRGWAKQLMLSHDSINTWLGRPLSIPEAALPMVIDWRPDHIFNKVAPALLAGGATQADLDVILKDNPRRLFAGV from the coding sequence ATGGCCGCCAAAATGGTCAACACGGTCGCCGGGCCGGTCAGCGCCGACGAACTGGGCCTGACGCTCATGCACGAACACATCGTTTTCGGCTACCCTGGCTGGAACGGCGACGTGACCCTGGGCGCCTTCGACCGCCCGGCCGCGGTCAAGCAGGCGGTGGAGACGCTGTCGGCGCTGAAACAGGCCTTTGGCCTGGGCACGCTGGTCGACGCCACGCCCAACGAGACCGGCCGCGATCCGTTGCTGCTCAAGGAGGTCTCGGAAAAATCGGGCGTCAACATCGTCTGTTCCACTGGCTACTACAGCCAGGCCGAGGGCGGCGCGGCCTACTTCGCCTTCCGGGCCAGCCTGGGCGACGCCGTGGCCGAGATCCGCGAGATGTTTTTGACCGAGCTGACCAAGGGCGTGGCCGACACCGGCGTGAGGCCCGGCGTGATCAAGCTGGCCTCCAGCCAGGGCCAGATCACCGATTACGAGAAAATGTTCTTCACCGCCGCCGTGGCCGCCCAGAAAGAAACCGGCGCGCCGATCATCACCCACACCGAGCATGGCACCATGGGCCCCGAGCAGGCCAAGTTCCTGCTCGAGCTGGGCGCCGACCCCAAGCGGACGATGATCGGCCACATGTGCGACAACCTGGACCTGGACTATCAAGAGGCCGTGCTGAGGCAGGGCGTCTATGTCTCGTGGGACCGCATGGGCCTGCAAGGCCTGGCCGGCTGCCCGATGGAGGCGACGCGCTACCCGGTGCTTAACGAGCTGATTCAGCGCGGCTGGGCCAAGCAGCTCATGCTCTCCCACGACAGCATCAACACCTGGCTGGGCCGGCCCCTCAGCATCCCCGAGGCGGCCCTGCCCATGGTCATCGACTGGCGGCCCGACCACATCTTCAACAAAGTGGCCCCGGCCCTGTTGGCCGGCGGCGCGACCCAGGCCGACCTGGACGTCATCTTGAAAGACAACCCCCGGCGCTTGTTCGCCGGCGTCTAG
- a CDS encoding PhoU domain-containing protein has product MQLPAGLDENFRFMILEVRKQLEETLSCLAEPTLARREKITNRDDYIDSMKGLIEEKSFSCLVGQPVDRATANLLRCLITMASNLERIADFAVNVVGQLQYLGEARFLTRYDYQPYFDEVLAGLEMIVPAMERRDLSLALGICQCEFRLDDLFKATMGQILTDLQRGRHTGELVTALFIYRYLERMGDSLLNIGEALIFVLVGERLKIHQYEALQDTLAASGLGAPMTEVEFSSFWGNRSGCKVGAVADKSDSSRAHRVIFKEGVRAKILAEKQSIEHWQKVMPGLPPRLFGFQENNGQASLLLEYLSGCTVQEVLLTAADEVVQNALFMTTETMGAVWRATRCESPGRANFIGQLLSRLEDVYRVHPRFEGEAVQIGPLEVPSVGMLLRRVQEIDAELCCPFSVLIHGDYNLNNIIYDHKQQRLHYLDLHRSDPGDYAQDVSVFIASCLRLPVFEPALRRRLGAAAREILAFALAFAQQNNDASFEARLALGLIRSLMTSTRFELNEDFAHHLYLTSLYLMEKIIGHRGRPWAEFRLPGQALVGLEVI; this is encoded by the coding sequence ATGCAACTGCCGGCCGGCCTTGACGAAAACTTTCGCTTCATGATCCTGGAGGTGCGCAAGCAGCTCGAGGAGACCCTGAGCTGCCTGGCCGAACCGACCCTGGCCCGGCGCGAAAAAATCACCAACCGTGACGACTACATCGACTCGATGAAAGGCCTCATCGAGGAAAAGTCGTTCTCGTGCCTGGTGGGCCAACCCGTGGACCGGGCCACGGCCAACCTGCTGCGCTGCCTGATCACCATGGCCAGCAACCTCGAGCGCATCGCCGATTTCGCCGTCAACGTGGTGGGCCAACTGCAATACCTGGGCGAGGCCCGCTTTCTGACGCGCTACGATTATCAGCCCTACTTCGACGAGGTGCTGGCCGGCCTGGAGATGATCGTCCCGGCCATGGAGCGCCGCGATCTGTCGCTGGCCCTGGGCATCTGTCAATGCGAGTTCCGCCTGGACGACCTGTTCAAGGCGACCATGGGCCAGATACTCACCGACCTGCAACGAGGCCGGCACACCGGCGAGCTGGTCACGGCGCTGTTCATCTATCGCTACCTGGAGCGCATGGGCGATTCGCTGTTGAACATCGGCGAGGCGCTGATCTTCGTTCTGGTGGGCGAGCGCCTGAAGATTCATCAATACGAGGCCCTGCAGGACACCCTGGCCGCCTCGGGCCTGGGCGCGCCCATGACCGAGGTGGAGTTCAGCTCCTTCTGGGGCAACCGCTCGGGCTGCAAGGTGGGCGCGGTGGCCGACAAGAGCGACTCGTCGCGGGCCCATCGGGTCATCTTCAAGGAAGGGGTCCGGGCCAAGATCCTGGCCGAGAAGCAATCCATCGAGCACTGGCAAAAGGTCATGCCCGGCCTGCCGCCGCGCTTGTTCGGCTTTCAGGAAAACAACGGCCAGGCCTCATTGTTGCTGGAGTACCTCAGCGGCTGCACCGTGCAGGAGGTGCTGTTGACCGCCGCCGACGAGGTGGTCCAGAACGCCCTGTTCATGACCACCGAGACCATGGGCGCGGTCTGGCGGGCCACCCGTTGCGAAAGCCCCGGCCGGGCCAATTTCATCGGCCAGCTCTTGTCGCGGCTGGAGGACGTCTACCGGGTCCACCCGCGCTTCGAGGGCGAGGCGGTGCAAATCGGCCCGCTGGAGGTGCCCTCGGTGGGCATGCTGTTGCGCCGCGTGCAGGAGATCGACGCCGAGCTTTGTTGCCCTTTCAGCGTGCTGATCCACGGTGATTACAACCTCAACAACATCATCTACGACCACAAGCAGCAGCGCCTGCACTACCTGGACCTGCACCGCTCCGACCCCGGCGACTACGCCCAGGACGTCAGCGTCTTCATCGCCTCGTGCCTGCGTCTGCCGGTCTTCGAGCCGGCCCTGCGCCGCCGCCTGGGCGCGGCCGCCCGCGAGATTCTGGCCTTTGCCCTGGCCTTTGCCCAGCAAAACAACGACGCGTCCTTCGAGGCCCGCCTGGCCCTGGGCCTGATCCGCTCGCTGATGACCTCCACCCGCTTCGAGCTAAACGAAGATTTCGCCCATCATCTGTATCTGACATCGCTTTACCTCATGGAAAAAATCATCGGCCACCGCGGCCGGCCCTGGGCGGAGTTTCGCCTGCCGGGCCAGGCCCTGGTCGGCCTGGAGGTCATATGA
- a CDS encoding molybdopterin-containing oxidoreductase family protein, whose amino-acid sequence MSDGQWRKTGCVLCAQNCGLEVLVANDRMVKVRPDKDNPRSQGYACRKGMNVINHQYPADRLTQPLKRVGDKFEPIGWAQAIDEIAAKLRALLDAHGPRCLAYMGASAQGGHMEGAFGLGLIRALGSKYLYSSAGQEFSGSWWVHGRLLGKQYLLPAHDEHNAEVLVAWGWNGMQSHQMPRAPIVLRQFAKDPERLLVSVDPRKSETAAVANLHIALRPGTDALFVKALVAMILERGWQNDDYLRQYVLGWDDARPWFAGFDYRPALELCEVSLDQAEEFCRLLTTKRWCLHPDLGIYMGRHSALNSYMLSILLCVCGRLCQPGGNVIFGMVMPMGSHADERDPTTWRAVATNLPPVAAGSFPPAAMPEEITSGRPDRLRAVLVSAVNPLRSYPDTSAYERAFGELDLLVVNDIALTETARLAHYVLPCRTYYEAYDGTFFPNNYPEVFFQIRQPIVPPPGQCLEAAQIFTLIADRLGLIPDIPKALHQAADHDDRLTFGLKLMEWAASEPKALKMMPFVLAKTLGRAWNSAALAGMWGMFMTAPKDFRRNAARVGFAPGPDLGDRVFQALLETPQGLWVGRVDDQDPMAQLKTPSGKIELLIPELARMANDLDAASEAQALKLPDDMPLILQAGRHTENNANTLMRNPQWNQGRRPCTIAVNPADAQKLGFADGQAVRVTTQAGSETGELEISEQIRPGTVIIPHGFGLDYNGQVHGLNVNRLTKNTNRDLVGTPIHRFIPCRLDVA is encoded by the coding sequence ATGAGTGACGGTCAATGGCGCAAAACCGGGTGCGTGCTCTGCGCCCAAAACTGCGGGCTGGAAGTGCTGGTCGCAAACGACCGCATGGTCAAGGTCCGCCCCGACAAGGACAACCCGCGCAGCCAGGGCTACGCCTGCCGCAAGGGCATGAACGTCATCAACCATCAATACCCCGCCGACCGCCTGACCCAGCCCCTCAAGCGGGTGGGCGACAAGTTCGAACCCATCGGCTGGGCCCAGGCCATCGACGAGATCGCCGCCAAACTGCGCGCCCTGCTCGACGCCCACGGCCCGCGCTGTCTGGCCTACATGGGCGCCAGCGCCCAGGGCGGCCACATGGAGGGGGCCTTTGGCCTGGGCCTGATCCGCGCCCTGGGCTCGAAATATCTCTATTCCTCGGCCGGCCAGGAGTTCAGCGGCTCGTGGTGGGTCCACGGCCGGCTGCTGGGCAAGCAATACCTTCTGCCCGCCCACGACGAGCACAACGCCGAAGTGCTCGTCGCCTGGGGCTGGAACGGCATGCAAAGCCACCAGATGCCCCGCGCGCCCATCGTGCTGCGCCAGTTCGCCAAGGATCCCGAGCGCCTGCTGGTCAGCGTCGATCCGCGCAAGAGCGAAACCGCCGCCGTCGCCAACCTGCACATCGCCCTCCGCCCCGGCACGGACGCCCTCTTCGTCAAGGCCCTGGTGGCCATGATCCTCGAGCGCGGCTGGCAAAACGATGATTATCTGCGGCAATACGTTTTGGGCTGGGACGACGCGCGGCCCTGGTTCGCCGGCTTCGATTATCGCCCGGCCCTGGAGCTGTGCGAGGTCAGCCTCGATCAGGCCGAGGAGTTCTGCCGCCTGCTGACAACCAAGCGCTGGTGCCTGCACCCGGACCTGGGCATCTACATGGGCCGCCACAGCGCGCTAAATTCCTACATGCTCTCGATTTTGCTCTGCGTCTGCGGCCGGCTCTGCCAGCCCGGCGGCAACGTCATCTTCGGCATGGTCATGCCCATGGGCAGCCACGCCGACGAGCGCGACCCCACGACCTGGCGCGCCGTCGCCACCAATCTGCCGCCCGTGGCCGCCGGATCGTTTCCGCCGGCCGCCATGCCCGAGGAGATCACCAGCGGCCGGCCCGACCGCCTGCGCGCCGTGCTGGTCAGCGCCGTCAACCCCCTGCGCTCCTACCCCGACACCAGCGCCTACGAGCGCGCCTTCGGCGAGCTGGACCTGCTGGTGGTCAACGACATCGCCCTGACCGAAACCGCCCGCCTGGCCCACTACGTCCTGCCCTGCCGCACCTACTACGAGGCCTACGACGGCACGTTCTTTCCCAACAACTACCCCGAGGTGTTTTTCCAGATCCGCCAGCCCATCGTCCCGCCGCCCGGCCAATGCCTGGAGGCCGCCCAGATCTTCACCCTCATCGCCGACCGCCTGGGCCTCATCCCCGATATCCCCAAGGCCCTGCACCAGGCCGCCGACCACGACGACCGCCTCACCTTTGGCCTCAAACTGATGGAATGGGCCGCCAGCGAGCCCAAGGCCCTCAAGATGATGCCCTTTGTCCTGGCCAAGACCCTGGGCCGCGCCTGGAATTCGGCCGCCCTGGCCGGCATGTGGGGCATGTTCATGACCGCGCCCAAGGACTTTCGCCGCAACGCCGCCCGCGTCGGCTTCGCCCCCGGCCCCGACCTGGGCGACCGCGTCTTCCAGGCCCTGCTGGAGACGCCCCAAGGCCTGTGGGTCGGCCGCGTCGACGACCAAGACCCCATGGCCCAGCTCAAAACGCCCTCGGGCAAGATCGAGCTGCTGATCCCCGAACTGGCCCGGATGGCCAACGACCTCGACGCCGCCTCCGAGGCCCAAGCCCTTAAATTGCCAGACGACATGCCCCTCATCCTCCAGGCCGGCCGCCACACCGAAAACAACGCCAACACCCTCATGCGCAACCCCCAGTGGAACCAAGGCCGCCGCCCCTGCACCATCGCCGTCAACCCCGCCGACGCCCAGAAACTCGGCTTCGCCGACGGCCAGGCCGTCCGCGTCACCACCCAGGCCGGCTCGGAAACCGGCGAACTCGAAATCAGCGAACAAATTCGCCCCGGCACCGTGATCATCCCCCACGGCTTCGGCCTGGATTACAACGGCCAGGTCCACGGCCTCAACGTCAACCGCTTGACCAAAAACACCAACCGCGACCTGGTCGGCACGCCGATCCACCGCTTCATTCCCTGCCGCCTGGACGTGGCCTGA
- a CDS encoding amphi-Trp domain-containing protein has product MSSSDNSFKHVSLQDSQSIVGYLEALSAGLKQGALLFCTENKRLVLKPQGLIKLEVEAKRKDEQMKLTLKFRWNEESLGEGDLAVRPMTMGDDGR; this is encoded by the coding sequence ATGTCTTCGTCGGACAACAGCTTCAAGCACGTCTCCCTGCAAGACAGCCAGTCCATCGTCGGCTACCTGGAGGCCCTCAGCGCCGGGCTCAAGCAGGGGGCGCTGTTGTTTTGCACCGAAAACAAGCGCCTGGTGCTCAAACCCCAAGGTCTGATCAAGCTGGAGGTGGAGGCCAAGCGCAAGGACGAGCAGATGAAGCTGACCCTCAAGTTCCGCTGGAACGAGGAAAGCCTGGGCGAAGGCGACCTGGCCGTGCGGCCGATGACCATGGGCGATGACGGCCGTTAA
- a CDS encoding HDOD domain-containing protein, whose product MSYLSKIAEKAQKMPPLPTVVARVLELTADPDYSTAELIRAINMDQAVTAHVLRRVNSAFFGLRYRCTSLEQAVPQLGADNVAEIALDAGVAKFFKGSAPIWRHSMATALTARELGKAHGHADLATLHTSALLHDVGMLIIAEFLRDVYEDVQYFVKTEGYSQTMAEREALGIDHAELGARIGQKWKLAPETVEVIALHHEPAKARLARQDTNIVCLANHIVNTIGYRCLDEEYLVDLPSTVLFEMRLTRRELDGLTAQAAQSLEKSDEILELLP is encoded by the coding sequence ATGAGCTACCTGAGTAAAATAGCCGAAAAAGCCCAAAAAATGCCGCCGCTGCCCACCGTGGTGGCCCGAGTCCTGGAACTGACCGCCGACCCGGACTACTCCACCGCCGAGTTGATCCGGGCCATCAACATGGATCAGGCCGTCACCGCCCACGTCCTGCGGCGGGTCAACTCGGCCTTTTTTGGCCTGCGCTATCGCTGCACATCGCTCGAACAGGCCGTGCCCCAACTGGGGGCCGACAACGTGGCCGAGATCGCCCTGGACGCCGGCGTGGCCAAATTCTTCAAAGGCAGCGCGCCCATCTGGCGGCACTCCATGGCCACCGCCCTGACCGCCCGCGAGCTGGGTAAAGCGCACGGCCACGCCGACCTGGCCACCTTGCACACCTCGGCCCTGCTGCACGACGTGGGCATGCTCATCATCGCCGAGTTTCTGCGCGATGTTTACGAGGACGTGCAATACTTCGTCAAGACCGAAGGCTACAGCCAGACCATGGCCGAACGCGAGGCCCTGGGCATCGATCACGCCGAACTGGGCGCGCGCATCGGCCAAAAATGGAAGCTGGCCCCCGAGACCGTCGAGGTCATCGCCCTGCACCACGAACCGGCCAAGGCCCGCCTGGCCCGCCAGGACACCAACATCGTCTGCCTGGCCAACCACATCGTCAACACCATCGGCTACCGCTGCCTGGACGAGGAATACCTGGTCGACCTGCCATCGACCGTGCTTTTCGAGATGCGCCTGACCCGCCGCGAACTGGACGGCCTCACCGCCCAGGCGGCCCAATCACTGGAAAAATCCGACGAGATTCTCGAGTTGCTCCCCTAG
- a CDS encoding long-chain-fatty-acid--CoA ligase — MNVAHHSSWPNRMPKKLDYPQTPLHDLLATSARRFPDKPGVIYYGQVITYAQLWDQAQRLAGALAAMGLQKGDRVALYMQNCPHYLIGCFGVYAAGGVVAPLNPMLVERELYNIVGDSGARFIITTTELYGRVAPIAADLGVERVICGSLWDYMPENPAIPAPDFMAATPRAIDGAAAWLETLASAPGAPQVDIDIKADLAMLPYTAGSTGLPKGCMHTHATVMSNVWSAMYWTQLSSGANVLSCLPFFHVTGFVHSLAAPLAAGATLVMLTRWDREAALQAVEKYGVTHFVNITAMMADILSAKDIESRDLASLQMVGGGGAPLPVALGQRLKDLTGLDYVEGYGMTETISQTHFNPCDKVKLGSIGIPDFGVDARVIDIETLRELPAGQQGELVIHGPEIMLGYWNKPVETKEAFIELGGKRFLRTGDICRMDEEGYFFITDRLKRMINAAGFKVWPAEIEAVLYKHPHVLEACVISAPDAKRQETVKALIVAKPGCQPDPEEIMAWSRKEMSAYKAPRIVEIVAALPKSGAGKILWRQVQEQEMAKR, encoded by the coding sequence ATGAACGTCGCTCATCATTCGTCCTGGCCCAATCGCATGCCCAAGAAGCTCGATTATCCCCAGACGCCCCTGCACGACCTGCTGGCCACCAGCGCCCGCAGGTTTCCCGACAAGCCCGGCGTGATCTACTACGGCCAGGTCATCACCTACGCCCAGCTCTGGGATCAGGCCCAGCGGCTGGCCGGGGCCCTGGCGGCCATGGGCCTGCAAAAGGGCGACCGCGTGGCGCTTTACATGCAAAACTGCCCCCACTATCTGATCGGCTGCTTTGGCGTCTACGCCGCCGGCGGCGTGGTGGCCCCCTTGAACCCCATGCTGGTCGAGCGCGAGCTTTACAACATCGTCGGCGACAGCGGGGCCAGGTTTATCATCACCACCACCGAGCTTTACGGCCGGGTGGCGCCCATCGCCGCCGATCTGGGCGTGGAGCGGGTCATCTGCGGCTCGTTGTGGGACTACATGCCCGAAAACCCGGCCATCCCCGCGCCCGACTTCATGGCCGCCACGCCCAGGGCCATCGACGGCGCCGCCGCCTGGCTGGAGACCCTGGCCAGCGCCCCTGGCGCGCCCCAGGTCGATATCGACATCAAAGCCGACCTGGCCATGCTGCCCTACACCGCCGGCTCCACCGGCCTGCCCAAGGGCTGCATGCACACCCACGCCACGGTCATGTCCAACGTCTGGAGCGCCATGTACTGGACCCAGCTCTCCAGCGGGGCCAACGTGCTGTCTTGCCTGCCCTTTTTTCACGTGACCGGTTTCGTGCACAGCCTGGCCGCGCCCCTGGCCGCCGGGGCCACCCTGGTCATGCTCACCCGCTGGGACCGCGAGGCCGCCCTCCAGGCCGTCGAAAAATACGGCGTGACGCATTTTGTCAACATCACCGCCATGATGGCCGACATCCTCTCGGCCAAGGATATCGAAAGCCGCGACCTTGCCAGCCTGCAAATGGTCGGCGGCGGCGGCGCGCCCCTGCCGGTGGCCCTGGGCCAGCGCCTCAAAGACCTCACCGGCCTGGACTACGTCGAGGGCTACGGCATGACCGAGACCATCAGCCAGACCCACTTCAACCCCTGCGACAAGGTCAAGCTGGGCTCCATCGGCATCCCCGATTTTGGCGTCGACGCCCGCGTCATCGACATCGAGACCTTGCGGGAGCTGCCCGCCGGCCAGCAGGGCGAACTGGTCATCCACGGCCCGGAGATCATGCTGGGCTATTGGAACAAGCCCGTCGAGACCAAGGAGGCCTTCATCGAGCTGGGCGGCAAGCGCTTTCTGCGCACCGGCGACATCTGCCGCATGGACGAAGAAGGCTACTTTTTCATCACCGACCGCCTGAAGCGCATGATCAACGCCGCCGGCTTCAAGGTCTGGCCCGCCGAGATCGAGGCCGTGCTCTACAAGCACCCCCATGTGCTGGAGGCCTGCGTGATCAGCGCGCCCGACGCCAAGCGCCAGGAGACCGTCAAGGCCCTGATCGTGGCCAAGCCCGGCTGCCAGCCCGACCCCGAGGAGATCATGGCTTGGTCGCGCAAGGAAATGTCGGCCTACAAGGCCCCGCGCATCGTCGAGATCGTTGCGGCCCTACCCAAAAGCGGCGCGGGCAAGATATTGTGGAGACAGGTCCAAGAGCAGGAAATGGCCAAACGCTAA